Below is a window of candidate division WOR-3 bacterium DNA.
CATACCGTAACTCCACGGCTTTCGCATACAACTTCGCCATCACTCCCTTGATCAACCCGGGTATCCGGGCGAATATGTGGGTTGAATGGGATACCCTCCGCCATGTTGCGTCGGTTACGCCAAGGCTGCGACCCAACATTACGTTCTTCATCAACGGCGATACAAGGATCGAGGTGTTCAGTGAAATGGTATTCAATGCACCTGATGGCGACTTCAGCAGTACTGAGCTGTGCTCGAACCGTTTCGGCTTCCTCTTTTCATGGCGTTTCTTGCCGAAATCATGGCTATATGTTGCACTGAATGATTACCGGGCACAGGATGAATTTGGCTCACTACAGCGGCAGTATCAGATCGGAGCGATCAAGGCGAAATATCTACTTTACTTTTAGACCAGTTGTATCTACTATTTCAGGACACTTGCGTGCAATAATATTGAGGAGGTAGGCAATGAATGAAGAAAACAAAGAGAAGATCAACAAGATCATCGAGGACCGAAAGCACGCGCATGAGTATTTGAAAGCAAAAAAATCGAGGACATACGAGGCATTTCTCGAAATGGAGAAGGCGGCGTTTTCATCCGGTGCACTCGAAAAGAAATACAAGGAAATGATCGCTATTGGGATATCGATCGTCATCGATTGTGAATCGTGTCTGCAGTGGCATATACGGGAAGCATTGAATGCGGGTGCAACAGAAGAACAGGTCCTGGAAGCGATCGATGTCGGCATGGAAATGGGTGGCGGGCCGGCCACGGTGACAAGCCGTTTTGCCATAAGCGTTCTGGAACATTACACGCGGAAAGATAGTCCTGGATCATCTGTTTAAAGACCAAGGAGAGTTGAATATGAATGACGTTCAAATTCGTCGTGCGGTCGTAGACGACGAGGCACGGATACGTGAACTGCTCAGAGAATCTCAACTGCCGTTCGAGGATGTTGGAAAACACCTGGGTAACTTTCTGGTAGCAGAGCATAATAATGCCGTCGTCGGTGCTGTGGGGTTGGAAGTATACGGCGAGATAGCACTTCTCCGGTCGCTCGCGGTCAAGACTTCCCACAAGAACAAAGGTATTGGCCGGAAACTGTACGATGGAATTATCGCGCATGCCCGGCTCAAAGGACTCAATAGATTTTATCTTTTGACTACAACGGCCGATCAACTTTTCCGTAAATTGGGTTTTAGTGATGTCGATCGAAATAAATTACCCGATGAAATCCGCATGACAGAGGAATTCAGTAAGTTGTGCCCGGAGACAGCGGTATGTATGGCCAAGGACATCGAAAAAGATATCTATTACGTGCCGAAAAGCATGCAAGATCTCGCCGAGAGAATCCCAGGAGCTAACATGCTGGCTGTTTCCCTGGAAAAGGCTATGCTGACTTATTTTGAGGTTGCCCCGGGTACAAGGTTTGAAAGACACCAACACGAGAGCGAGCAGATAACCTTCGTCATCGAAGGGGAACTTTTCTTCGAGATAGACGACCGTGTTGTAAGTCTGGGACCTGGCGAAGTCATCGCCATCCCCTCGAACGCACCTCATGCAGCGTACGCCGATGCCGAACATGTGCGCGCTGTCGATGCATGGTCTCCAGTCCGGATAGACTTCGTTCAAAAGACATGAAAGGGCAGGTATTTTATGAAAAAAATTGTTGAGGGAAACATATTGAACCCATTGCCAGTAGCACTTGTAGGTACATTGATTAACGGGCGGCCAAATTATGCTGTAATAGGGTACATGTCGCCGTTCGATTTTGGAAAACATGTATTTTTCAGTCTTTATAAAAAACGTTATACTCGGATCGGTATTCAGGAGAACAAGACATTCAGCGTGAATATACCGTCAGAAGAAATGATCAAAGAAGTTGTGATCTGCGGGAGCAAATCCGGCCGTGATGTCGATAAATCGCAGCTCTTTCACAATTTTTACGGTGATCTCGAAACGGCGCCGATGATAAGAGAGTGTCCTCTGAATATGGAGTGCAGTGTTACTGAGATCCTCGATTACGATCCCAATGAAGGCATAATCGGCAAAGTGGTGAAATCTTATGTTGATCCAGAGTTTGCGATTGATGGCAATGTCGATATGCAAAGTGTCAAGCTGATGGCGTGGACAACTGGCGGTGATTTCGCCTATTACCGGCTCGGCGAGAAGATAACGCTGACCGGAGAGGAAACTGCATGATCTCGTAGGTGCACATTGACATCGGATGTTCGACGAGTAGAATTAAATACACGTTGGACACCAGGTTAGATAGTAGCTAGAGGAGGATATACTATGGAATCAAAAGCGATCATATGCCAGAGTTGTGGTATGCACATGCAGAAAGATGAAGATTTCGGCACGAATGCCGACGGCACAAAGAACGGTGAGTATTGCTGTTTCTGCTTCAAGGATGGTGGTTTCACCGACGAAGGGATCACTATGGAGCAGAAGATAGACAAATTAGTGGAACTTGCCGTATCGCATATGCAGATACCCAAGGAAAAAGCCCGTGCGATGGCCGA
It encodes the following:
- a CDS encoding carboxymuconolactone decarboxylase family protein, whose product is MNEENKEKINKIIEDRKHAHEYLKAKKSRTYEAFLEMEKAAFSSGALEKKYKEMIAIGISIVIDCESCLQWHIREALNAGATEEQVLEAIDVGMEMGGGPATVTSRFAISVLEHYTRKDSPGSSV
- the arsN2 gene encoding arsenic resistance N-acetyltransferase ArsN2; the protein is MNDVQIRRAVVDDEARIRELLRESQLPFEDVGKHLGNFLVAEHNNAVVGAVGLEVYGEIALLRSLAVKTSHKNKGIGRKLYDGIIAHARLKGLNRFYLLTTTADQLFRKLGFSDVDRNKLPDEIRMTEEFSKLCPETAVCMAKDIEKDIYYVPKSMQDLAERIPGANMLAVSLEKAMLTYFEVAPGTRFERHQHESEQITFVIEGELFFEIDDRVVSLGPGEVIAIPSNAPHAAYADAEHVRAVDAWSPVRIDFVQKT
- a CDS encoding flavin reductase family protein, whose product is MKKIVEGNILNPLPVALVGTLINGRPNYAVIGYMSPFDFGKHVFFSLYKKRYTRIGIQENKTFSVNIPSEEMIKEVVICGSKSGRDVDKSQLFHNFYGDLETAPMIRECPLNMECSVTEILDYDPNEGIIGKVVKSYVDPEFAIDGNVDMQSVKLMAWTTGGDFAYYRLGEKITLTGEETA
- a CDS encoding zinc ribbon domain-containing protein, coding for MESKAIICQSCGMHMQKDEDFGTNADGTKNGEYCCFCFKDGGFTDEGITMEQKIDKLVELAVSHMQIPKEKARAMAEEIIPKLGRWCQ